acctattggttaaggactggtcagtcagcatttcactgtgaggtctacacctgttggttaagggctggtcagtcagcgtttcactgtgaggtctacacctgttggttaagggctggtcagtcagcatttcactgtgaggtctacacctgttggttaagggctggtcagtcagtgtttcactgtgaggtctacacctgttggttaagggctggtcagtcagcatttcactgtgaggtctacacctgttggttaagggctggtcagtcagcatttcactgtgaggtcttcacctgttggttaagggctggtcagtcagcatttcactatgaGGTCTTCACctattggttaagggctggtcagtcagcgtTTCACTGTgagggctacacctgttgtattcagcatttcactgtaaggtctactacacatgtTGTTTTCGTagcatgtgaaaaatacaatttgatttgtcttgaagcatggtggtggcagcatcatgtgactaataacattttattttaatttattttaattaaaaATACATGCTTTGTCATACTtgtgatataccacggcttcCAGCCAATCAGCTTTTAGGACTGGAACCccccagtttataatgcaggtttcagcaccacttaacagtgtaaagaagaaccacccagtttataatgcaggtttcagcaccactgaacagtgtaaagaagaaccccccagtttataatgcaggtttcagcaccacTGAACAGTGTAAAGAAGAACCAGATAATCTGAAAGTCAAGGTTTCTCATATTCTCACCTGTCACAGTCATCCAGCTCTCTGGTGATTCTCCTTCAGAGCTGGAGTTGGTACACTTGTAGAGTCCTTCATCTGACTTGGATACTGCAGGGATGGTCATCTCTCCTGTAGTCGCATTCCTGATGAGGGATCCATCTTTGTAGAAATCAGCTGTGAGGTCAGAGGGAGTTCCCTGATATCTGCAGCGCAGAGTCACAGAATCTCCCTTAGTCACAGGAAGGGCAGGGCTCTCCAGGATCACAGctccagctgtatataatatataaacatcatatataaacagggctctccaggatcacagctccatctgtatataatatataaacatcatatataaacaggtctctccaggatcacagcaccagctgtatataatatataaacatcatatataaacaggtctctccaggatcacagctccagctgtatataatatataaacaggtctctccaggataacagctccagctgtatatattatataaacatcatatataaacataacatcagctatctgaaacCAGATGAACCACTAAACACTATAATGTTAGTAGATGGTGTTTGTGGACATACCAGGTACTGTGATGTTGACAGCATTGCTGTGTTTTCCAGACCCAGACTCACACCAGTACACTCCACTGTCTGATGGTATTAGTGACATGATGCATGAAGATCCTTTTAGTTTTCCCCAGTCAGTATTACACTCTGAAAggtttcctctctctgtgttcctcacCACTCTCCATCCAGCAGAGTTCCCCTGAACCTCAcagctcagagagacagactcatatTCAAAGAACTGAGATCTGTCAGGACTGACACtcagagaggctggaggagagagagagagagagagagagagagagagagagagagagagagagagaggtagagagagagggaggtagagagagagagagagagagagagagagagagagagagaggaaggtagagagagagggaggtagagagagagagagagagagagagagagagagagaggaaggtagagagagagggaggtagagagagagagagagagagagagagagagagagagagagaatgagaagaagaGCTCCGTTTAGCATAAAAAAAtgctttgtcatacccgtggtatacgttTCTCATATTCCATTGCttccagccaatcagcattcaggactggaaccccccagtttataatgcaggtttcagcaccacttaacagtgtaaagaagaaccacccagtatataatgcaggtttcagcaccacTTAACAGTGTAGagaagaaccacccagtttataatgcaggtttcagcaccacTGAACAGTGTAGAGAAGAACCACCCAGTAtataatgcaggtttcagcaccactgaacagtgtaaagaagaaccacccagtttataatgcaggtttcagcaccacTGAACAGTGTAGagaagaaccacccagtttataatgcaggtttcagcaccacTGAACAGTGTAGagaagaaccacccagtttataatgcaggtttcagcaccactgaacagtgtaaagaagaaccacccagtttataatgcaggtttcagcaccacttaacagtgtaaagaagaaccacccagtttataatgcaggtttcagcaccacttaacagtgtaaagaagaaccacccagtttataatgcaggtttcagcaccacTGAACAGTGTAGagaagaaccacccagtttataatacaggTTTCAGCACCACTGAACAGTGTAGagaagaaccacccagtttataatgcaggtttcagcaccactgaacagtgtaaagaagaaccacccagtttataatacaggTTTCAGCACCTATTAACAGTGTAAagaagaaccacccagtttataatacaggTTTCAGCACCTATTAACAGTGTAAagaagaaccacccagtttataatacaggTTTCAGCACCTATTAACAGTGTAAagaagaaccacccagtttataatgcaggtttcagcacctattaacagtgtaaagaagaaccacccagtttataatgcaggtttcagcaccTCTTGGATAATGGAGATGAATGGTAGTatggagatatatatagatattaaaccttcatctgaaggtaacccatctAAATGAATGGTAGTatggagatatatatagatattaacccatacaaatgaatggtagtatggagatatatatagatattaaaccttcatctgaaggtaacccatctAAATGAATGGTAGTatggagatatatatagatattaacccatacaaatgaatggtagtatggagatatatatagatattatcTCACATCACAGAGTGATGAATGAAGAGACATTTTACAATTATAGAACAGGTGATGAATATAGATAAATGTTACTATTATAGAACAGGTGATGAATATAGATAAATGTTACTATTATAGAACAGGTGATGAATATAGATAAATGTTACTATTATAGAACAGGTGATGAATATAGAGAAATGTTACTATTATAGAACAGGTGATGAATAAAGAGAAATGTTACTATTATAGAACAGGTGATGAATAAAGATAAATGTTACTATTGTAGAACAGGTGATGAATATAGAGAAATGTACTCACCTCCACCTTGTCCGAGGCTACAGTATACCAGTGTACTCAAcagcactgaaacacacagagagaactatcactatggtacatgatgtaaacactgaaacacacagtgagaactatcactatggtacatgatgtaaacactgaaacacacagagagaactatcactatggtacatgatgtaaacactgaaacacacagagagaactatcactatggtacatgatgtaaacactgaaacacacagagataaCTATCACTATGGTACATGATGGAAACACTGAGCTTTACCACAGATATTAATGTCCTTAATAGTATAGTGACAAATTTTTGAGTCAATCTAATTAACATAATACAAACATCCCCAACAAAATCATTCAGTTTAAGaggtatctgtttttttgctTTTAATCCAACACATTCCCTTGGTTGGCCTTCCACATCTACTGTAGAAGGtgtgttttgctctacgacccccaaaAGTGTCACAAGACTCggctgaaggtaacccatacaaatgaatggtagtatggagatatatatagatattaacccatacaaatgaatggtagtatggagatatatatagatattaacccatacaaatgaatggaagtatggagatatatatagatattaaaccttCATCTAAAGGTAACCCATctaaatgaatggaagtatggggtctgataccatggagacaccTAGtataactggggtctgataccacggagacagctagtctaactggggtctgataccatggagacagctagtataactggggtctgataccatggagacagctagtataactggGGTCTGGTACCATGGAAaaagctagtctaactggggtctgataccatggagacagctagtctaactggggtctgataccatggaggcAACTAGTCTAACTGGGTTCTGACGCCATGGAGACTGCTCGTCTAATGccatggtgacagctagtctgatgccatggagacagctagtctaactggggtctgataccatggagacagctagtctaactggggtctgataccatggagacagctagtctaactggggtctgataccatggagacagctagtctaactggggtctgatagcatggagacagctagtctaactggggtctgataccatggagacagctagtctaaatggggtctgataccatggagacagctagtctaactggggtctgataccatggagacagctagtctaactggggtctgataccatggagacagctagtctaactggggtctgataccatggagacagctagtctaactggggtctgataccatggagacagctagtctaactggggtctgatataAAATGACATACACTTAAAaaacaggtttgctgttcacttgcgctaAAAAGATGGGAATTCCATgtcctcatggttctatataaTACTGGATGGAGTTCAtgactctgtataatactgtatattagaTGGAAGGGAGGTCAtgactctgtataatactgtatattagatggaagggagttcatgactctgtataatactgtatattagatggaagggagttcatgactctgtataatactgtatattagatggaagggagttcatgactctatataatactgtatattcggtggaagggagttccatgccctcatgacTCAGtattacagacctacagtatatctatccACCCTGCCTTTCTATGGTCTTCTAAAGCCACgttaacagatcaccgaccatttcgaatcccactttaccttctccgctatgcagtctggtttccgagctggtcatggctgcacctcagccactctcaaggtcctaaacgacatcctaaccaccatcgataaaagttAATACTGTATAgttgtattcatcgacctggccaaggcattcgactatgtcaatcaccacattcttatcggcagactcgacagccttggtttctcaaatgactgcctcacctggttcaccaactacttctcagacagagttcagtgtgtcaaatcggtgtTTGAATTTGAAAGGTTTGAATTGACAAGTATTTACCGTTCAAAAAACAATTGAGTTAAAACCTGGGACctgcttcctgctgctagctggacataatgctatgctaggctattgataaacttacacaaatgcttgtcttgctttggctgtaaagtatCATTTCCAAATCTGAGATGAcggggtgattaacaaaaggctaagctgtgtttcacagagacacagattacgcaataattgcgacggaggacaccaagcgaccacctggtagatgtagtctcttatggtcaatcttccaatgatatgcctacaaatacgtcacaatgctgcagacaccttgaggaaaacgtggaaaacgtaagctgactcctagctcctccaaagccatataaggagtcattgaaatgaggcggtttcaaaaaatgcggcacttgctgattggatttttatctgggtttcgcctgtaacatcagttctgtggcactcacagacaatatctttgcagttttggaaacaacagagtgttttctttccaaagctgtcaattatatgcatagtcgagcatcttttcgtgacaaaatatcttgtttaaaacgggaacgtttttcatccaaaaattaaaatagcgccccctaaatccAACTGGTTAAACTTTGCCAAAAGATTTCAAactactttaggtatttttaaacgttaataatcgatcaaattgaacacgggatgatctgtgttcaatacaaaaagaaaacaaactgacgctactttTCTGTACACGCGCCTCACTCTCatccaagatggccgtacttctacATTACACAAAGGATAAACCTCAAccaatgtctaaagactggtgacatccagtggaagcggtaggaactgcaaacaagtcccttagaaatctggtttCCAATGAAATTCCATTGAAaagacagtgacctcaaaaaaaagaatctgaatggtttgtcctcggggttttgcctgctacataagttctgttatactcacagacatgaatcAAACATtgttagaaacttcagagtggttcctatccaaatctactaataatatgcttatcttatattctggggatgagtagcaggcagttgacattgggcacgctatttggtgtcctttagtgtctAGTTAGGTGGAGACGCCTTTAGTGTCTAGAGAGTTAGGTGGAGACTCCTTTAGTGTCCAGAGAGTTAGGTGGAGACTCCTTTAGTGTCTAGAGAGTTAGGTGGCGACTCCTTTAGTGTCTAGAGAGTTAGGTGGAGACTCCTTTAATGTCCAGAGAGTTAGGTGGAGACTCCTTTAGTGTCTAGAGAGTTAGGTGGAGACTCCTTTAATGTCCAGAGAGTTAGGTGGAGACTCCTTTAATGTCCAGAGAGTTAGGTGGAGACTCCTTTAGTGTCTAGAGAGTTAGGTGGAGACTCCTTTAGTGTCTAGAGAGTTAGGTGGAGACTCCTTTAGTGTCTAGAGAGTTAGGTGGAGACGCGATTGGCTTCCTTGTGCCTTGCTGTGAAATTATCTACAATACAGTTTACATTTGGAGAAATTTGTGCCTATAGGGTATTTCAGACAGTTGTTAGGAAACCGTTTTACTGAAGATTGTGACACTTTTttattattgtgtgtgtatgtattttaatgtgtgtctgaatgtgttcCTAATATTTTAGATATTTAATTAAACCACACAGATATTAAGCCACACAGATGATAAACCACACAGATAGTAAACCAGGTAATCACAGAGTATAAGACACAAGTGCTCCGTCTCACCTGccgtgacacacagagagagagagagagaggagagacagagacagagacagagacagagagagggagagagaggagagagagacagagacagagacagagacagtgacagagagagggagagagaggatagagagagagacagagacagagacagagacagagagagggagagagagagagacaaagagagagagagagaaaagagaaaagagctgttaaattctacaaccacctaaaaggaagcgattcacaaaccagagacagagagagggagagagaggagaggagagagagacaaagagagagagagagagagagagagagacagagacagagacagagacagagacagagacagagacagagagagggagagagaggagaggagagagagacaaagagagacagagagagagagagagagagagagagcagagcagagcagagcagagcagaggtcaggatcagatgagctcctgcattttttcagcattttcttaaaaaaaatgtagattaggagttagataaacttggatttttttgtcaggaacacatactggattctaccctctacaacataacccctacttcaaatcaaaacttaaaacctacaacctgattgtGGACGGAATTACGGAACTACCAAGGATTATTactctatacagcaaattctctggaaaacaacagaaacctgaaaacaccatccaacctggaactgagtgagtaatgtttagtctgaaactatattttatttccaaaagccaagaagaaaaatacacaacattactttataaggactgaattctaacataattctgccaagcttgatacagcttcaactagcactgacgtgtcaagtgagaggtgtcaaagcccattagcccaacaatggcaggagagtcacacagtctaccccaaccaaatggagaggccttagaagctgcctcccactgttcagaggtaattaaaatacagtaccctgtgtatgtaaagaatgataaggcaagaaaagattacaaaatgaagctccttatggaaaatcaagagacactttttgctgactattacaaaaatgtgaacatcagcaaccttatcttccacacaaaccatcccctggcatggcacagtgctatatgagcacactacccctttgttaagagagggggggttaacgaggggtggaaactcagaatacttgatAACGAGGACTCTCGAGTCAggtaatataaatatctataagtccggaacagtaatggtacagggtaacagtttccccaaacagtttcagctggactttcacctaatcaaagaattagcccagcaggagaagctctcccttgataaagatacccccaccccgagcaggtcagaccagacctcttcattatgtaaccccacagacgagcaacccccaacggagagtcaacctcccagcacagattaccaccccctcattgaaatgaaagacaaattcacccagctggaggtaaggcaggtggagctggaacagcaggtgattacacttcagtcagcacagacccagacaacagtccagcacaacaacacccccttaaccagacccggaatgctggagttggagagagacatatctgcactctggacagtggtgagacaacttcaacaggagaaagagcaggatcaagagaagaacagagcactagaggagaggatcagactgctggtggaggagaggttgagggggatggaggagagggtgagagggacggaggagaggttgagggggacggcgtgtgacagagaacaacccactagagaggtggccacccccacagagaagccagcagaacagcccacctcagcacccgacAAAAGTCCCAacaacacagcagaacagtccacaccagaccctgaccatagagtcgacatcgcagcagaacagacaaatgaagaaccccaagcccagcggctctcaccccctctgagcaccccctgtcagccaccctgatagcccttctgacaaccccccacacccactgaggacaaacacaagacacagattgtactacttatggactcaaatgggaaatatgtagaagaaaaaaaactttttcccaaacacagtgtgtctaaactctggtgtccaaacacccagcgtgccctcgaccttctgtctgaggaccaactaggctcacctagccacataatacaggcacaaatgacctgagagcacagcaggaaagggtggccacagcactgaagggagtgattgaaaaggcttcttctactttccccaacgcacaagtggttatctccaccctgctaccacgaaaagacttccaccctgccacaatacagcgggtaaatgcaagtatttctcgtgactgtgcctcaaaaccaaatgttttcctggcccaccacttcaccctggacttgaacagcctctatgaccaggtccacctctacaaggcagcagtgcccacctttgcccgaactctaaaggacatcgctctcaaatgTATCCCCAatacttcacacaggagcaacagatcaatagacaccccacccagaccagcgagacaccctcccagacctgcaggaccccccccctggacctacacatagaggacccacgccaagaggaattacatccagaccacagcacccccagacacatccacacccccaccccaaccaatcaacaccccccatgtcacccatgcccacaccccatttaggccccctcagagcagacctatgccactcctgcccaccccatgcaccccacccccgcaaagagggcctcaacatggaagccacacatacgcccaggtagtgagcgggcaaacagtcccaacccccactctcacactcgcccaagccaatggcatgtaccagatgctcagcacgctctgctcacacttactggcctgaggacaaaccacgaccaacaacattggacactatatggaacaaaaagccttcactatatcatcctggaatatccaaggcctgaggtcatctgcctttggcctaaagagcagaaacccagacttcaccaaagaaatcggtaatacagacattgtcatcctgcaagaaacctggtatagaggagacggacccactggttgccctctaggttacagagagctggtagtcccatccaccaaactaccaggtgtgaaacagggaagggactcagggggtatgctaatttggtatagagcagacctaactcactccattaaattaatcaaaacaggaacattctacatttggctagaaattcaaaaggaaattatcctaacagagaaaaatgtcctcctgtgtgctacctaaatccccccactagaatccccatactttaatgaagacagcttctccatcctggaggaggaaatcaatcatttccaggcccagggacatgtactagtctgtggcgacctaaatgccagaaccggacaagaacctgacaccctcagcacacagggggacaaacacctgcctggaggtgacagcattccctcccacatatgcccccctaggcacaactatgacaacacaaccaacaaaaatgggtcacaactcctgcagctctgtcgcactctgggtatgtacatagtcaatggtaggcttcgaggggactcctatggtaggtacacctatagctcatctcttggcagtagtactgtagactactttatgacttacctcaacccagagtctctcagagcgttcacagtcagcccactgacacccctatcagaccacagcaaaatcacagtctacttaaacagagcaatactcaatcatgaggcatcaaagccaaaggaactgagtaacattaagaaatgctatagatggaaggaatgcagtttggaaacctaccaaaaaacaattaggcaacaacaaattcaatcccttttagacaatttcctgggtaaaacgttccactgtaagagtgaaggtgtaaacttggcagtagaaaatcttaacagtatatttgacctctcagcttccctatcaaatctaaaaatctcaaatagaaaaccgaagaaaattaacaataacgacaaatggtttgatgaagaatgcaaaaatctaagaaagaaattgagaaacctgtacaatcaaaaacatagagacccggaaaacctgagtctacgccttcactatggtgaatcactaaaacaatacagaaatacactacggaaaaagaaggaacagcatgtcagaaatcagctcaatgtaattgaagaatccatagactctaaccacttctgggaaaattggaaaacactaaacaaacaacaacacgaagaattatctatccaaaatggagatgtatgggtaaaccacttctccaatctttttggctctataacaaagaataaagagcaaaaacatatacatgatcaaatacagatcttagaatcaactattaaagacgaccagaaccaactggattctccaattacattgaatgagttacaggacaaaataaaaaccctccaacccaaaaaggcctgtggtgttgatggtatcctcaatgaaatgatcaaatatacagacaacaaattccaattggttatactaaaactctttaacatcatccttagctctggcatcttccccaatatttggtaccaaggactgatcagcccaatccacaaaagtggaaacaaacttgacc
This DNA window, taken from Oncorhynchus tshawytscha isolate Ot180627B linkage group LG10, Otsh_v2.0, whole genome shotgun sequence, encodes the following:
- the LOC121847366 gene encoding low affinity immunoglobulin gamma Fc region receptor II-b-like yields the protein MRELTPLCWQLLLLSTLVYCSLGQGGASLSVSPDRSQFFEYESVSLSCEVQGNSAGWRVVRNTERGNLSECNTDWGKLKGSSCIMSLIPSDSGVYWCESGSGKHSNAVNITVPAGAVILESPALPVTKGDSVTLRCRYQGTPSDLTADFYKDGSLIRNATTGEMTIPAVSKSDEGLYKCTNSSSEGESPESWMTVTVSTPIPSPAVPVLSMSLTRLLCSLLVGSPYLLVTIILLVKGCRSRAQGDRVEEE